The proteins below are encoded in one region of Fulvia fulva chromosome 9, complete sequence:
- a CDS encoding Pre-mRNA-splicing factor srp1 — MSRGGGTTLYVTGFGHGTRARDLAFEFERYGRLVRCDIPAPRTASSRLFAFVEYESRRDADDAYHEMHNKRMGRDDVLKIEWARTPPSASWRFDAGSERNRDSRDGGRDGGRGGGRDGARDGGRSDRRERSPRRGRSGSPPRRSRYEDEGTRDRDYDRRDRDRDTRRDRERTRTPEDRDRDRDMKDRDREEEREPEREREYERENGTNGEERKEEREPEEAAAPPAHEDLDTAE; from the exons ATGTCTCGAGGCGGCGGAACTACACTCTACGTGACCGGCTTCGGCCATGGCACGCGCGCGCGCGATCTGGCTTTCGAATTCGAGCG GTATGGACGTCTTGTCCGCTGCGATATTCCAGCCCCACGCACTGCGTCTAGCAGACT CTTCGCCTTCGTGGAGTACGAGAGCCGTCGTGATGCTGACGATGCCTATCATGAGATGCACAACAAGCGCATGGGTCGCGACGATGTGCTGAAGATTGAG TGGGCTCGCACACCACCATCTGCCAGCTGGCGCTTCGATGCTGGCAGCGAGCGCAACCGCGACAGCCGTGATGGCGGACGTGACGGCGGACGTGGTGGTGGCCGTGACGGAGCACGCGATGGAGGCCGATCCGATCGCCGCGAGCGCTCACCCCGCCGTGGCCGTTCTGGCAGCCCACCTCGCCGATCCCGCTACGAGGATGAGGGAACCCGCGACAGAGACTACGACCGTCGGGATCGTGACCGAGACACTAGGCGTGATCGCGAACGCACCCGCACTCCAGAAGACCGCGACCGTGATCGGGACATGAAGGATCGCGACCGAGAGGAAGAGCGAGAGCCAGAGCGTGAGCGTGAGTACGAGCGTGAGAACGGCACCAACGGCGAAGAGCGTAAGG AAGAGCGCGAGCCCGAGGAAGCGGCGGCACCCCCTGCCCACGAGGATTTGGACACGGCCGAGTAG
- a CDS encoding DNA mismatch repair protein msh-2 — MASRPELKVEDEAGFVKTFHQLEIGKPTDTIRIFDRGDFLSAHGDDAEYIARIQYKTTSVLKTLGKNLQSVTMTVTVFRTFLREAIFRLGKRIEVLATTGRNQWKVIKQASPGNLQDIEDDLGGHVESAPIILAVKVSAKANEARNVGVCFADASVRELGVSEFVDNDIYSNFESLIIQLGVKECLVQVDITKKDAELHKLRTIADNCNCAVSERPAGDFGKQDIEQDLTRLLRDEKASGTLPQTDLKLAMGSAAALIKYLGIMSDPSKFGQFQLYQHDLSQYMKLDSSALKALNLMPGPRDGAKTMNLYGLLNSCKTPVGSRLLAQWLKQPLMSQVEIERRQQLVEAFVNDTELRQTLQEEHLRSIPDLYRLAKKFQRKKATLEDVVRAYQVAIRLPDFIGTFEGVMDETYKDALDQEYTNKLQEFSNSLGKLQEMVETTVDLDAMDNHEFIIKSEFDDTLRVIRKKLDKLRYEIDREHQDAGADLNQDTEKKLLLEHHKVHGWCLRLTRNEAAVIRNKKKYQEISTQKNGVYFTTTKLTEMRREFDQLSENYNRTQNGLVNEVVNVAASYCPVIEKLAGVLAHLDVIVSFAHVSVHAPTAYVRPKIHPRGTGSTILKEARHPCMEMQDDVQFITNDVSLVREESEFLIITGPNMGGKSTYIRQIGVIALMAQIGCFVPCSEAELTLFDCILARVGASDSQLKGVSTFMAEMLETSNILKTATKESLVIIDELGRGTSTYDGFGLAYAISEHIIKEIGCYSMFATHFHELTSLVDTYPQVQNLHVVAHIGDGEDAVMNGDSTNSRRREVTLLYKVVPGISDQSFGIHVAELVRFPQKVVNMAKRKADELEDFSGKREELKAQASKDEVEQGSMMLKEVLRKWKDQVEAENLGKEEQIQRMKDLVQGNEALLANPFFQSVKAL; from the coding sequence ATGGCCTCCCGTCCAGAGCTCAAAGTCGAGGATGAGGCGGGTTTCGTGAAGACGTTCCACCAGCTGGAAATTGGAAAGCCGACAGATACCATACGCATCTTCGACCGCGGCGACTTCTTATCTGCCCATGGTGACGATGCCGAATACATTGCGCGAATACAATACAAGACAACCTCCGTGCTCAAGACATTGGGCAAGAACCTTCAATCGGTGACCATGACAGTCACTGTTTTTCGTACATTTCTCAGAGAAGCCATCTTCCGATTGGGGAAGCGAATAGAAGTTCTGGCAACTACCGGCCGAAATCAGTGGAAAGTGATCAAGCAAGCCTCACCTGGCAATCTCCAGGACATCGAAGATGACCTAGGTGGCCATGTCGAGTCTGCGCCCATCATATTAGCAGTGAAGGTGTCTGCGAAGGCGAATGAAGCTCGCAATGTCGGCGTGTGCTTTGCAGATGCTAGTGTGCGCGAGCTTGGAGTCAGCGAGTTTGTGGACAATGACATCTACTCCAATTTCGAATCACTCATCATTCAGCTCGGTGTCAAGGAGTGTTTGGTGCAGGTTGATATCACCAAGAAGGATGCAGAACTTCACAAGCTCCGCACGATCGCGGATAATTGCAACTGTGCTGTGTCAGAACGACCCGCTGGCGACTTTGGAAAGCAAGACATCGAACAAGATCTCACAAGACTGCTGCGAGACGAGAAAGCTAGTGGCACTCTCCCACAGACCGACCTGAAGCTTGCGATGGGATCAGCCGCGGCTCTGATCAAGTACCTTGGAATCATGTCTGATCCCAGCAAATTCGGTCAGTTTCAGCTATATCAGCACGATCTCAGCCAATACATGAAGCTCGACTCGTCAGCATTGAAGGCCTTGAATCTGATGCCAGGACCTCGGGACGGTGCGAAGACAATGAATCTTTACGGTCTCCTCAACTCTTGCAAGACACCAGTCGGCAGCAGGTTACTCGCTCAGTGGCTGAAGCAGCCTCTCATGAGTCAAGTGGAGATTGAGCGGCGGCAACAGTTGGTGGAAGCCTTCGTGAATGACACAGAATTGAGGCAGACCTTACAAGAGGAGCATCTTCGATCGATACCTGATCTGTATCGGTTGGCCAAGAAGTTCCAACGAAAGAAAGCCACGCTGGAAGATGTCGTTCGAGCATATCAGGTTGCTATCCGCTTGCCTGATTTCATCGGCACATTCGAAGGAGTGATGGACGAGACATATAAAGACGCCCTCGACCAAGAGTACACAAACAAGCTTCAGGAGTTCTCCAACAGCCTCGGCAAGCTGCAAGAAATGGTCGAGACAACAGTAGACCTAGATGCCATGGACAACCATGAGTTCATCATCAAGTCAGAGTTCGATGACACACTTCGCGTGATACGGAAGAAGCTCGACAAACTACGCTACGAGATCGATAGAGAGCATCAAGATGCCGGCGCCGACCTAAATCAAGACACCGAGAAGAAGCTACTACTCGAGCACCACAAAGTACATGGCTGGTGCCTGCGTCTCACCAGGAACGAGGCAGCTGTCATTCGGAACAAGAAGAAGTATCAAGAAATTTCGACTCAGAAGAATGGCGTGTACTTCACGACGACTAAGCTTACGGAGATGAGGCGTGAGTTTGATCAACTATCCGAGAACTACAATCGCACACAAAATGGTCTGGTGAATGAGGTCGTCAACGTTGCCGCTTCGTACTGTCCAGTCATTGAGAAGCTTGCCGGAGTCCTTGCACATCTGGATGTGATTGTCAGTTTCGCTCACGTCTCGGTGCATGCGCCAACAGCATATGTACGACCGAAGATCCATCCTCGAGGCACTGGCAGCACAATACTCAAGGAGGCGCGTCACCCGTGTATGGAGATGCAAGACGACGTTCAGTTCATCACCAACGATGTGTCGCTAGTGCGGGAGGAGTCCGAATTCCTCATCATCACTGGACCAAACATGGGCGGCAAGTCGACATATATCCGACAAATAGGCGTCATTGCTCTCATGGCACAAATAGGCTGCTTCGTGCCATGCTCAGAAGCCGAACTCACACTCTTCGACTGCATTCTGGCAAGAGTCGGAGCAAGTGACAGCCAGCTCAAAGGTGTCAGCACCTTCATGGCAGAAATGCTGGAGACTAGCAACATCCTCAAGACTGCCACGAAAGAGTCGCTTGTCATCATCGATGAGCTCGGCCGTGGGACGAGCACATACGACGGCTTCGGCTTGGCATACGCGATCAGCGAGCACATTATCAAAGAGATCGGTTGCTACTCGATGTTTGCAACCCACTTCCACGAGTTGACCTCGCTGGTCGATACATATCCTCAAGTCCAGAACTTGCACGTGGTAGCGCATATCGGCGATGGCGAAGACGCGGTCATGAACGGTGACAGCACCAACAGCCGACGACGTGAGGTCACGTTGCTGTACAAAGTCGTACCTGGCATCAGCGACCAGTCCTTTGGTATCCACGTTGCGGAGCTCGTGCGCTTCCCTCAGAAGGTCGTGAATATGGCGAAGCGGAAAGCGGATGAGCTTGAGGACTTCTCGGGTAAGCGTGAGGAGCTGAAGGCGCAGGCGAGCAAAGATGAAGTGGAGCAGGGTAGCATGATGCTGAAGGAGGTCTTGCGGAAGTGGAAAGATCAAGTCGAGGCAGAGAATCTGGGCAAAGAGGAACAGATCCAGCGCATGAAGGATCTGGTGCAGGGGAATGAGGCGTTGCTTGCGAATCCGTTTTTTCAGAGCGTGAAGGCGCTGTAA